Proteins from a genomic interval of Nocardia sp. BMG51109:
- a CDS encoding DUF1460 domain-containing protein: MVGSVERPVRDLLLNSGGGVVRGVARVMLVVVAMACGISSMIPAAVAAPAGTVAFDDYTSHKLDELLAAKAAAGPRSKGELTELLSRQFLGTPYGADMLVGSATEPEQLVIDFRRVDCFTYADYVEALSRSADRDQFVANLVDTRYADGTVDFAHRKHFFTDWAHTPRIAAADITATLSPAAVTVGKHLNAKGDGGTYLPGLPVVDRNITYIPSAAAGDGVIGQLRTGDYLGAYADRPGLDVTHVGIVVTTPDGPMFRNASSLTENDQVVDTPLADYLRSVPGIVVLRPH; the protein is encoded by the coding sequence ATGGTCGGGTCGGTCGAACGGCCCGTCCGTGACCTGTTGCTCAACTCCGGTGGAGGTGTCGTGCGCGGTGTCGCTCGCGTAATGCTGGTCGTGGTGGCGATGGCCTGTGGTATCTCATCGATGATCCCGGCCGCGGTGGCCGCACCGGCGGGCACGGTGGCTTTCGACGACTACACCTCGCACAAGCTCGACGAGCTGCTGGCCGCGAAGGCGGCGGCCGGCCCGCGGAGCAAGGGGGAGCTGACCGAGCTGCTGTCGCGGCAGTTCCTCGGCACCCCGTACGGCGCCGACATGCTGGTCGGCTCGGCGACCGAGCCCGAACAGCTGGTCATCGATTTCCGGCGGGTGGACTGCTTCACCTATGCCGACTATGTCGAGGCGCTGAGCCGTTCGGCCGACCGGGATCAGTTCGTGGCGAACCTGGTCGATACGCGATATGCCGACGGCACAGTCGATTTCGCACATCGCAAGCATTTCTTCACCGATTGGGCGCACACCCCGCGCATCGCCGCCGCCGATATCACCGCGACGCTGAGCCCGGCGGCGGTGACGGTCGGCAAGCACCTCAACGCGAAGGGGGACGGCGGGACCTACCTGCCGGGGCTGCCGGTGGTCGACCGCAATATCACGTATATACCGAGCGCCGCGGCCGGCGACGGCGTGATCGGGCAGCTGCGCACCGGCGACTATCTCGGCGCGTACGCCGACCGGCCGGGCCTGGACGTCACCCACGTCGGCATCGTCGTCACCACTCCGGACGGCCCGATGTTCCGCAACGCGTCCTCGCTGACCGAGAACGACCAGGTGGTCGACACCCCGCTCGCCGACTATCTCCGTTCGGTCCCGGGCATCGTCGTCCTCCGCCCGCACTAG
- the msrA gene encoding peptide-methionine (S)-S-oxide reductase MsrA, protein MEDLIRKQPGVLSTRVGYTGGRNDHPTYRNHPGHAEAVEIVYDPAGTDYRALLEFFFQIHDPTTKDRQGNDIGTSYRSAIFYLDDEQKRVALETIVDVEDSGLWPGKVVTEVTPASEFWEAEPEHQDYLQHFPNGYTCHYPRPGWKLPKRQATAQ, encoded by the coding sequence ATGGAGGACCTGATCCGCAAGCAGCCGGGTGTGCTGTCGACGCGGGTCGGCTACACCGGCGGCCGCAACGACCACCCGACCTATCGCAATCACCCGGGTCATGCGGAGGCCGTGGAGATCGTCTACGACCCGGCGGGGACCGATTACCGGGCGCTGCTGGAGTTCTTCTTCCAGATTCACGATCCGACCACGAAGGACCGCCAGGGCAACGATATCGGCACCAGCTACCGGTCGGCGATCTTCTACCTCGACGACGAGCAGAAGCGCGTCGCGCTGGAGACCATCGTCGACGTCGAGGATTCGGGCCTGTGGCCGGGCAAGGTGGTGACGGAGGTGACCCCCGCGAGCGAGTTCTGGGAGGCCGAACCCGAACACCAGGACTACTTGCAGCACTTCCCGAACGGTTACACCTGCCATTACCCGCGGCCGGGGTGGAAGCTGCCGAAGCGGCAGGCCACCGCGCAGTAG
- the msrB gene encoding peptide-methionine (R)-S-oxide reductase MsrB, which translates to MASEYHRNPAAVDALSPEQYHVTQQDGTERPFTGEYWDNHEPGIYVDVVSGEPLFASVDKFDSGSGWPSFTKPIDTGTVVEKRDTSHLMVRTEVRSTFGDSHLGHVFPDGPREAGGLRYCINSAALRFVHRDDLEAEGYGRYKTLFTKEDA; encoded by the coding sequence GTGGCATCGGAATATCACCGCAACCCCGCGGCCGTCGACGCCCTGTCGCCGGAGCAGTACCACGTCACACAGCAGGACGGCACCGAGCGGCCGTTCACGGGCGAGTACTGGGACAACCACGAGCCGGGTATCTACGTGGACGTGGTGTCCGGCGAGCCGTTGTTCGCCTCGGTGGACAAGTTCGACAGCGGTTCGGGCTGGCCGAGTTTCACCAAGCCGATCGACACCGGCACCGTGGTCGAGAAACGGGATACGAGTCATCTGATGGTCCGCACCGAGGTGCGTTCCACGTTCGGTGACAGTCATCTCGGGCACGTGTTTCCCGACGGCCCCCGCGAGGCGGGCGGCCTGCGGTACTGCATCAATTCGGCGGCCCTGCGATTCGTCCACCGCGACGATCTCGAGGCGGAGGGCTACGGGCGGTACAAGACCCTGTTCACGAAGGAGGACGCGTGA
- a CDS encoding ABC-F family ATP-binding cassette domain-containing protein — protein sequence MSSTVVVSDLTFAWPDGTPVFDGLDAALGPGHVGLVGANGAGKSTLLRLIAGELRPVRGSISVPGGLGYLRQDLGLAAGQHVDAVLGIAGVRKALHRIESGEGDETDFETVGTRWDVEEHAIALLGRLGLHYLADDVAQLDRRLDTLSGGETVLLGLVAELLREPGVLLLDEPTNNLDSVARQRLYEVVGQFPGTVLTVSHDRELLGRVGTVAELRQGEVRLFGGNFDDYEAIVEAEQEAARAAVREARSDVRKQSRELVEARIKLDRRKRYGQKMQENKREPKIIMSERKRQAQVSAGKLRNSHIAKVDEAKEQLAQVQERVRDDREIRVDLPDTRLYPGQDVIELNEVELANGPVVSLTVTGPERIALTGRNGAGKTTLLRRIAAAPPKVPARTLPQRLDIFDERRSVFENVAAATPHVSAERVRAQLARFLFRGADADVAAAALSGGERLRAALAMLLLADPAPRLLLLDEPTNNLDLPSLRHLTEALTAFEGALIVVSHDPRFLDEIGVTRRIELTPEGLLEDSPG from the coding sequence ATGTCATCTACCGTTGTCGTTTCCGATCTCACCTTCGCCTGGCCCGACGGCACGCCGGTGTTCGACGGTCTCGACGCCGCGCTCGGACCCGGACATGTCGGCCTGGTCGGCGCCAACGGCGCCGGGAAGTCCACCCTGCTGCGGCTGATCGCCGGCGAGCTGCGCCCGGTCCGCGGCTCGATCTCCGTCCCCGGCGGGCTCGGCTACCTGCGTCAGGATCTGGGGCTGGCCGCCGGTCAGCACGTGGACGCGGTGCTCGGCATCGCCGGCGTGCGAAAGGCGTTGCACCGCATCGAATCCGGCGAGGGCGACGAGACCGATTTCGAGACCGTCGGCACCCGCTGGGATGTCGAGGAGCACGCGATCGCGCTGCTGGGCCGCCTCGGGCTGCACTATCTGGCCGACGATGTGGCACAGCTGGATCGGCGCCTGGACACCCTGTCCGGCGGTGAGACCGTGTTGCTGGGCCTGGTGGCCGAACTGCTGCGCGAGCCCGGCGTGCTGCTGCTCGACGAGCCCACCAACAATCTGGATTCGGTTGCGCGCCAACGCCTCTACGAGGTGGTGGGGCAGTTCCCGGGCACGGTGCTGACCGTCAGCCACGACCGCGAACTGCTGGGCCGGGTCGGCACGGTGGCCGAGTTGCGGCAGGGCGAGGTCCGCTTGTTCGGCGGCAATTTCGACGACTACGAGGCGATCGTCGAGGCCGAGCAGGAGGCCGCCCGGGCGGCCGTGCGCGAGGCCCGCAGCGATGTGCGCAAGCAGTCGCGTGAACTGGTGGAGGCCCGCATCAAACTGGACCGCCGCAAGCGGTACGGGCAGAAGATGCAGGAGAACAAGCGCGAGCCGAAGATCATCATGAGCGAGCGCAAGCGGCAGGCTCAGGTCTCGGCCGGAAAGCTGCGCAACAGCCACATCGCGAAGGTGGACGAGGCGAAGGAGCAGCTGGCCCAGGTGCAGGAGCGGGTGCGCGACGACCGGGAGATCCGGGTCGACCTGCCCGATACCCGGCTGTATCCGGGCCAGGATGTCATCGAGCTGAACGAGGTGGAGCTGGCCAACGGGCCGGTGGTGTCGCTGACGGTGACCGGGCCGGAACGGATCGCGCTCACCGGGCGCAACGGCGCGGGCAAGACCACCCTGCTGCGCCGCATCGCCGCAGCGCCGCCGAAGGTGCCCGCGCGCACGCTGCCGCAGCGGCTGGACATCTTCGACGAGCGCCGCTCGGTGTTCGAGAACGTCGCGGCCGCGACGCCGCACGTCTCGGCCGAACGGGTCCGGGCGCAGCTGGCCCGCTTCCTGTTCCGTGGCGCCGACGCCGATGTCGCGGCGGCGGCGCTGTCGGGCGGCGAACGGCTGCGCGCGGCGCTGGCGATGCTGCTGCTGGCCGATCCGGCCCCGCGGCTGCTGCTGCTCGACGAGCCGACCAACAATCTCGATCTGCCCAGCCTGCGCCACCTCACCGAGGCGCTGACCGCCTTCGAGGGCGCGCTGATCGTGGTCAGCCACGATCCACGGTTCCTGGACGAGATCGGGGTGACCAGGCGGATCGAGCTCACGCCCGAAGGCCTGCTGGAGGATTCGCCGGGATAG
- a CDS encoding adenine phosphoribosyltransferase codes for MSKHGMVETEEIAGERLARAAEAVQRLTRWHDDFPTPGVRFADLTPVFADAEGFHVVIECLGTCAGDVDLVAGVDARGFLLGAGVAAALGTGVVAVRKAGKLPPPVLSREYTLEYGSAALEIPADGIDLAGRRVLLLDDVLATGGTLAASAELFASAGAEVVAAAVVLELSFLGGRERQGDYPLTSIVSL; via the coding sequence ATGAGCAAACATGGAATGGTGGAAACAGAGGAGATCGCCGGCGAGCGGCTGGCGCGGGCGGCGGAGGCGGTGCAGCGCCTGACCCGCTGGCACGACGACTTCCCGACGCCGGGAGTGCGTTTCGCGGACCTGACGCCGGTGTTCGCCGACGCCGAGGGCTTTCATGTGGTGATCGAGTGTCTGGGCACCTGCGCCGGCGACGTCGATCTGGTGGCCGGCGTGGACGCCCGCGGATTCCTGCTCGGCGCGGGCGTGGCGGCGGCGCTGGGCACCGGTGTGGTGGCGGTGCGCAAGGCGGGCAAGCTGCCGCCGCCGGTGTTGTCGCGCGAGTACACCCTCGAATACGGTTCGGCCGCGCTGGAGATCCCGGCCGACGGCATCGATCTGGCGGGCCGCCGGGTGCTGCTGCTCGACGACGTGCTCGCGACGGGCGGCACGCTGGCGGCGAGCGCGGAGCTGTTCGCCTCCGCCGGTGCCGAGGTGGTGGCCGCGGCCGTGGTGCTGGAGCTGAGCTTCCTCGGCGGGCGGGAGCGGCAGGGCGACTACCCGCTGACCTCGATCGTCAGCCTGTAG
- a CDS encoding ABC transporter substrate-binding protein, whose amino-acid sequence MRNDGAGRDPGSRVRRGALRVAGVLAAGALAGGVLAGCGSKNQVPSIGYAVDAVPVSYNGGSTSGASGGAAAVFSRVLTGFYYTGPDGQPVADTDFGTAKEVPGESQTIQYRLNPDGKYSDGVATSCDDLVLEWAARSGRFTKPGPGGPVPMFDAASTAGYSDIERVECQPGSKDATVVFRPNQRFLPWQTLFNAGDLMPAHVAAEAAGVSNVVAAVQAGDTNALDRLAQFWNTGWNLKPGELDTELLPSSGPYRIESYSDSDGLVLVKNENWWGNQARTPRVVVWPKNTDLKQKLADKEVGVVDVGGGSVPDLNLDGFSVENVPGRGAEQLTLSSAGLFGSAEARRAFALCVPRQALFDKFGHPGFQNESGLGAGPLNSRTVQADSLYYPAVTGPADKYRTGDPAAAQRALAAAGVQNPTVRIGYRKPDDRRAQTVAAIAEACRAAGVTVVDAGTPDFTPSRLGEGAVDAVLGSTAAAPGPAGSLPGIEATAALRTGDGLNFGRFGNGRYDAIADQLAAEDNSTTVLNLDTEAENLLWSEMPSIPLFGTPRTIAFGDGMENGIANPTKAGAGWNMDRWVLSR is encoded by the coding sequence GTGCGTAACGACGGAGCCGGACGCGACCCCGGGTCGCGGGTGCGGCGGGGTGCGCTACGGGTGGCGGGGGTGCTGGCGGCCGGTGCGCTCGCCGGCGGCGTCCTTGCCGGATGCGGCAGCAAGAACCAGGTGCCGTCGATCGGTTACGCGGTCGACGCGGTGCCGGTGAGTTACAACGGCGGCAGCACGTCCGGCGCGAGCGGCGGTGCGGCGGCGGTGTTCTCGCGGGTGCTGACCGGGTTCTACTACACCGGCCCGGACGGCCAGCCGGTCGCGGATACCGATTTCGGCACCGCGAAGGAGGTGCCCGGCGAGTCGCAGACCATCCAGTACCGGCTCAACCCGGACGGAAAATACTCCGACGGAGTCGCGACCTCATGCGACGACCTGGTGCTGGAATGGGCCGCGCGCAGCGGCCGGTTCACCAAACCCGGTCCGGGCGGCCCGGTCCCGATGTTCGACGCGGCCTCCACCGCGGGGTACTCCGATATCGAGCGGGTGGAATGCCAGCCGGGCTCGAAGGACGCGACCGTGGTGTTCCGGCCCAACCAGCGCTTCCTCCCCTGGCAGACGCTGTTCAACGCGGGCGACCTGATGCCCGCGCACGTGGCGGCCGAGGCGGCCGGGGTGTCGAACGTCGTGGCGGCGGTGCAGGCGGGGGATACGAACGCGCTCGACCGGCTGGCGCAGTTCTGGAACACCGGATGGAACCTGAAACCGGGCGAGCTGGATACCGAACTGCTGCCGTCCTCGGGGCCCTACCGCATCGAGTCCTACAGCGACAGCGACGGTCTGGTGCTGGTGAAGAACGAGAACTGGTGGGGCAATCAGGCCCGCACGCCGCGCGTGGTGGTGTGGCCGAAGAACACCGATCTGAAGCAGAAGCTCGCCGACAAGGAGGTCGGGGTCGTCGACGTCGGCGGCGGATCGGTGCCGGACCTGAACCTGGACGGGTTCTCGGTGGAGAACGTGCCCGGCCGCGGCGCCGAGCAGCTGACGCTGTCCAGCGCCGGGCTGTTCGGCTCGGCCGAGGCGCGGCGGGCGTTCGCGCTGTGCGTGCCGCGCCAGGCACTGTTCGACAAGTTCGGCCATCCGGGCTTCCAGAACGAGTCGGGACTGGGCGCCGGACCGCTGAATTCCCGTACGGTGCAGGCGGATTCGCTGTACTACCCGGCAGTCACGGGTCCGGCCGACAAGTATCGCACCGGCGACCCGGCGGCGGCGCAGCGTGCACTGGCCGCGGCCGGGGTGCAGAATCCGACCGTCCGCATCGGCTATCGCAAGCCGGACGATCGCCGCGCGCAGACGGTGGCGGCGATCGCGGAGGCGTGCCGGGCGGCGGGGGTCACCGTCGTGGACGCGGGCACACCGGATTTCACGCCGTCCCGGCTCGGCGAGGGTGCGGTGGACGCGGTGCTGGGGAGCACCGCCGCCGCACCCGGCCCGGCCGGGTCGCTGCCCGGGATCGAGGCGACGGCGGCGCTGCGCACCGGCGACGGGCTGAATTTCGGCCGCTTCGGCAACGGACGTTACGATGCCATCGCGGATCAGCTTGCGGCCGAGGACAATTCGACTACGGTGCTGAACCTCGACACCGAGGCGGAGAACCTGCTGTGGAGTGAGATGCCGTCGATTCCGCTGTTCGGCACGCCGCGGACGATCGCGTTCGGGGACGGAATGGAGAACGGGATCGCCAACCCGACCAAGGCGGGTGCGGGTTGGAATATGGACCGCTGGGTGTTGTCGCGCTGA
- the secF gene encoding protein translocase subunit SecF yields the protein MSNHSVLDAGPADGPAEPAGPAPKHSFFERLYTGTGGFEIVGRRRFYYALSLALVVIALLSIVLRGFTLGIDFAGGTRIQLPASGDMDTSQVEQAYNEALGHDPVTVQKVGSGASAAFEIRSDTLDAAQQDKVQTALFDAFHPKDSSGTVTRNSISIAEISETWGGEITRKAIIALVVFVALTMIYIAIRFERDMSVAAIASLFFNLIVTAGIYSIVGFEVTPAAVIGLLTILGYVLYDNVVVFDKVEENTRGVLHLTRRTYGEQANLAANQTLMRSINTTVIGILPIIGMLVIAVWLLGVGTLKDLALVQLVGMIVGAYSSIFFAVPILVSIKERFGPVAAHTRKVLAKRANAGSARIGEAAAERAGAASGMARQQRPPGSGAPRPGARPSGKRQKRRH from the coding sequence ATGAGCAACCATTCCGTCCTCGACGCGGGACCCGCCGACGGTCCGGCCGAGCCGGCCGGGCCCGCGCCCAAGCACAGTTTCTTCGAGCGCCTCTACACCGGCACCGGCGGATTCGAGATCGTCGGCCGGCGGCGGTTCTACTACGCGCTGAGCCTGGCGCTGGTGGTGATCGCGCTGCTGAGCATCGTGCTGCGCGGGTTCACCCTCGGCATCGATTTCGCCGGCGGCACCCGGATCCAGTTGCCGGCCTCGGGCGATATGGACACCTCGCAGGTGGAGCAGGCCTACAACGAGGCGCTCGGCCACGACCCGGTCACGGTGCAGAAGGTCGGCTCCGGTGCCTCCGCGGCATTCGAGATCCGTTCGGACACACTGGATGCCGCACAGCAGGACAAGGTGCAGACGGCCTTGTTCGACGCCTTCCATCCGAAGGACTCCAGCGGCACGGTGACCCGCAACTCGATCAGCATCGCCGAGATCAGCGAGACGTGGGGCGGGGAGATCACCCGCAAGGCGATCATCGCGCTGGTGGTGTTCGTGGCACTGACGATGATCTACATCGCCATCCGGTTCGAACGCGACATGTCGGTCGCCGCGATCGCCTCGCTGTTCTTCAACCTGATCGTCACGGCCGGCATCTATTCGATCGTCGGCTTCGAGGTGACGCCGGCCGCGGTCATCGGCCTGCTGACGATTCTCGGTTACGTGCTCTACGACAACGTCGTGGTGTTCGACAAGGTGGAGGAGAACACCCGCGGGGTGCTGCACCTGACCCGGCGGACCTACGGCGAACAGGCCAATCTGGCCGCCAACCAGACCCTGATGCGCTCGATCAACACGACCGTGATCGGCATCCTGCCGATCATCGGCATGCTGGTGATCGCGGTGTGGCTGCTCGGCGTGGGCACGCTGAAGGATCTGGCGCTGGTGCAGCTGGTCGGCATGATCGTCGGCGCCTACTCGTCGATCTTCTTCGCGGTGCCGATTCTGGTGTCGATCAAGGAGCGCTTCGGCCCGGTCGCCGCGCACACCAGGAAGGTGCTCGCCAAGCGGGCGAACGCCGGCAGCGCGCGGATCGGTGAGGCCGCGGCGGAACGCGCCGGCGCGGCCAGCGGCATGGCCCGGCAGCAGCGCCCACCCGGTTCCGGCGCACCGAGACCCGGTGCCCGGCCCAGCGGGAAGAGGCAGAAGAGAAGGCACTGA
- the secD gene encoding protein translocase subunit SecD: MPPSKGTGHPLRLLGVYAALLAVIYLLVFFTADKSPKPNLGIDLQGGTRVTLTARTPDGSKPSQDSLKQAQQIIESRVNGLGVAGSEVVIDGSNLVITVPGEDGQQAKSLATTAKLYIRPVLYAGAPGQPPSAGGMGGGQMPGGLGGGAMPGGLGGGEMPGGLGGLQMPGAPGDGGQLPGGIPQLPQGDQAPPADAGTAPAPEPSGETGGATQNRVFPAQAPTPSDNPAPESPAPPETPAPEPSPAPQPGGQPSGQQTPSGQQTKEEIDAQKELRQSTDPQIQQLAVAALDCSKPDPLTGNDDPNLPLVTCSTDGTQVYVLDKSRIDGQDIKDASAEFDQQQSQWTVNLTFKSADPWAQLTGEYVQQQVAFTLDSKVVSAPQVQQGPQQGGSTQITGNFNTDSSKALANQLKYGSLPLSFATSEAQTVSATLGLASLQAGLIAGAIGLVAVLLYCLLYYRMLGFLAGFSLVASGFAVYGIIVLLGRWINFTLDLAGIAGLIIGIGMTADSFVVFFERIKDEMREGRSFRSAVPRGWSRAQRTNLSGKTVSLIASAVLYILAAGQVKGFAFTLGLTTVLDVVVLYLVTAPLMMMASRSPFWAKPSINGLGAVQQLARERKAAAGALVKEA, translated from the coding sequence GTGCCACCTTCCAAGGGGACGGGGCATCCGCTGCGATTGCTCGGCGTCTACGCCGCGCTCTTGGCCGTGATCTACCTGCTGGTGTTCTTCACCGCCGACAAGTCCCCGAAGCCGAACCTGGGCATCGACCTGCAGGGCGGCACCCGGGTGACGCTGACCGCGCGCACCCCCGACGGCAGCAAGCCCAGCCAGGACAGCCTGAAGCAGGCCCAGCAGATCATCGAGTCCCGGGTGAACGGTCTCGGCGTGGCCGGGTCCGAGGTCGTCATCGACGGCAGCAACCTGGTGATCACCGTCCCCGGTGAGGACGGCCAGCAGGCCAAGTCCCTCGCGACCACCGCCAAGCTCTACATCCGGCCGGTCCTGTATGCCGGCGCCCCGGGTCAGCCTCCGAGCGCGGGCGGCATGGGTGGCGGCCAGATGCCGGGCGGTCTCGGCGGTGGTGCGATGCCGGGTGGCCTCGGCGGTGGTGAGATGCCGGGTGGCCTCGGCGGTCTTCAGATGCCGGGTGCCCCCGGTGACGGCGGTCAACTTCCCGGCGGCATACCGCAACTACCGCAGGGCGACCAGGCCCCGCCGGCCGACGCGGGGACGGCACCGGCCCCGGAACCGTCCGGCGAGACCGGCGGCGCGACGCAGAACCGGGTGTTCCCGGCGCAGGCGCCCACCCCTTCCGACAACCCGGCCCCGGAGAGTCCGGCGCCGCCGGAGACCCCCGCGCCGGAGCCGAGCCCGGCGCCGCAGCCCGGCGGTCAGCCCTCGGGGCAGCAGACCCCCTCGGGGCAGCAGACCAAGGAAGAGATCGACGCGCAGAAGGAACTGCGGCAGAGCACCGACCCGCAGATCCAGCAGCTGGCGGTCGCCGCCCTGGACTGCAGCAAGCCGGACCCGCTGACCGGGAACGACGATCCGAACCTGCCCCTGGTGACCTGCTCGACCGACGGCACCCAGGTCTACGTGCTGGACAAGAGCCGCATCGACGGCCAGGACATCAAGGACGCCAGCGCGGAGTTCGATCAGCAGCAGTCGCAGTGGACGGTGAACCTGACCTTCAAGTCGGCCGATCCGTGGGCGCAGCTGACCGGTGAATACGTCCAGCAGCAGGTGGCGTTCACGCTCGACTCCAAGGTGGTCAGCGCTCCGCAGGTGCAGCAGGGCCCGCAGCAGGGCGGCAGCACCCAGATCACCGGCAACTTCAATACCGACTCGTCGAAGGCGCTCGCCAACCAGCTGAAGTACGGTTCGCTGCCGCTGTCGTTCGCCACCTCGGAGGCGCAGACGGTCTCGGCGACCCTGGGTCTGGCGTCGCTGCAGGCCGGCCTGATCGCCGGCGCCATCGGCCTGGTCGCGGTGCTGCTGTACTGCCTGCTCTACTACCGGATGCTCGGCTTCCTGGCCGGATTCTCGCTGGTCGCTTCGGGTTTCGCGGTGTACGGCATCATCGTGCTCCTGGGACGGTGGATCAACTTCACGCTGGATCTGGCCGGTATCGCGGGTCTGATCATCGGCATCGGTATGACCGCGGACTCGTTCGTGGTGTTCTTCGAACGAATAAAGGACGAGATGCGCGAGGGCCGAAGTTTCCGTTCGGCGGTGCCGCGCGGCTGGTCCCGGGCCCAGCGCACCAACCTGTCGGGTAAGACCGTCAGCCTGATCGCCTCGGCGGTGCTGTACATCCTGGCCGCCGGCCAGGTGAAGGGCTTCGCGTTCACGCTGGGTCTGACCACGGTCCTGGACGTGGTCGTGCTGTACCTGGTCACCGCGCCGCTGATGATGATGGCCTCGCGCTCGCCGTTCTGGGCCAAGCCCTCGATCAACGGCCTGGGCGCGGTCCAGCAGCTCGCCCGTGAACGCAAGGCCGCCGCCGGCGCGCTGGTGAAGGAGGCATGA
- the yajC gene encoding preprotein translocase subunit YajC — MELLFPLLLVALLVPMFLGVRRQKREAEKVASMQATVKIGDRVTTTSGLYGTVVDTDDTTVDIEIAEDVVTTWLRAAVRDVRTDDAETTETAEPADEAAASESTQDKSAEDKPTEHKSTEHESTGTAPTQAKVTSDATAGTTAVEESVEDTAGRLSKD, encoded by the coding sequence ATGGAACTGCTGTTTCCGCTGCTGCTGGTAGCCCTGCTCGTGCCGATGTTCCTCGGTGTCCGCCGCCAGAAGCGGGAGGCGGAGAAGGTCGCTTCCATGCAGGCGACAGTGAAGATCGGCGACCGCGTCACCACCACGTCGGGCTTGTACGGCACCGTCGTCGACACCGACGACACGACGGTCGACATCGAGATCGCCGAAGACGTCGTGACCACCTGGTTGCGCGCCGCGGTCCGCGACGTCCGCACCGACGACGCCGAGACCACCGAGACCGCCGAGCCGGCCGACGAGGCCGCGGCGTCCGAGTCGACGCAGGACAAGTCGGCCGAGGACAAGCCGACGGAGCACAAGTCGACGGAGCACGAGTCGACCGGGACCGCGCCGACGCAGGCCAAGGTCACCTCGGACGCCACCGCGGGCACCACGGCCGTGGAGGAATCGGTCGAGGACACCGCCGGCCGCCTGAGCAAGGACTGA
- a CDS encoding YbaB/EbfC family nucleoid-associated protein translates to MANERLANEMATMLAGLQEQIRETVDVHRRRAELTATASAHDGRVVVTVDADGILTDVTFSDKIDDLSDDEIALAVTTATQRAAQEAADSMREMVQPLLDRRARWPKLSDLLSGAIDLEENIPGASRAPTSAPDARRGTNPDADTPGAARSMRSGEDGDRFPGNGRQP, encoded by the coding sequence ATGGCGAATGAGCGGTTGGCGAACGAGATGGCCACGATGCTGGCGGGGTTGCAGGAGCAGATCCGCGAGACGGTCGACGTGCATCGCCGGCGGGCGGAACTGACCGCGACGGCCTCGGCGCACGACGGGCGGGTGGTCGTCACCGTGGACGCCGACGGCATTCTCACCGACGTGACCTTCTCCGACAAGATCGACGACCTGTCCGACGACGAGATCGCGCTGGCGGTGACGACGGCGACCCAGCGGGCCGCGCAGGAGGCCGCCGACAGCATGCGGGAAATGGTGCAGCCCTTGCTGGATCGCCGGGCGCGCTGGCCCAAACTGTCCGATCTGCTGTCGGGCGCGATCGACCTCGAGGAGAACATACCGGGCGCCTCCCGGGCGCCGACCAGTGCACCGGACGCGCGCCGCGGCACGAATCCGGACGCCGATACCCCGGGCGCGGCCCGATCGATGCGGTCCGGCGAGGACGGTGACCGCTTCCCGGGGAACGGCCGGCAACCATGA
- a CDS encoding YbaB/EbfC family nucleoid-associated protein, which translates to MAALEQRRKLLTASAAACDNRITVTVNADGVLIETKFSGDVVDLSYAEVAEALPLAVRAAAREVTRKSRAMMWPLLDRDTETPVTAGDAGAPGAGSSVPLTPTSHDLPASLRDSGKPGHDD; encoded by the coding sequence ATCGCGGCGCTCGAACAGCGGCGGAAACTGCTCACCGCGAGCGCGGCGGCATGCGACAACCGGATCACGGTCACGGTGAATGCCGACGGCGTGCTCATCGAAACGAAATTCTCCGGCGATGTCGTCGATTTATCCTATGCCGAAGTGGCCGAGGCATTGCCGCTCGCCGTTCGGGCCGCGGCGCGGGAGGTGACGAGAAAGAGCCGCGCCATGATGTGGCCATTGCTGGACCGCGATACGGAGACTCCGGTAACGGCGGGTGATGCGGGGGCGCCGGGCGCCGGGTCATCGGTTCCGCTGACACCGACATCACACGATCTTCCGGCAAGTCTGCGCGATTCGGGAAAACCGGGTCACGATGATTGA